In a genomic window of Ipomoea triloba cultivar NCNSP0323 chromosome 3, ASM357664v1:
- the LOC116013913 gene encoding cytochrome P450 90A1-like isoform X2: MDTPTLFLSSFFFLLTFLLLLRSAAVFSRRKRHLPPGNLGLPLIGETLQLISAYKTANPEPFIDDRVSKYGTVFTTHIFGEPTVFSADPETNRFILQNEGRLFESSYPGSISNLLGRYSLLLMRGSLHKRMHSLTMSFANSSIIKDHLLLDIDRLVRLNMESWTGRVLLMEEAKKITFQLTVKQLMSFDPCEWTENLMKEYMLVIEGFFTIPLPFFSSTYRKAIQARRKVAEELSVVVRERREARAGGAGRKKDMLEALLDGEGGGGGFSDEEIVDFMLALLVAGYETTSTIMTLAVKFLYETPHALTQLKEEHDEIRSRKGGSQALEWDDYKSMPFTQCVVNETLRVANIISGVFRRAITDINIKGYTIPKGWKVFASFRGVHLDHDHFKDARSFDPWRWQSNAELTSSLNVFTPFGGGPRRCPGYELSRVELSVFLHHLVTRFSWKPAEEDKLVFFPTTRMQKRYPIIVQTRSYGEM; encoded by the exons ATGGACACTCCCACTCTTTTTCtctcttccttcttctttctcctcacctttctcctcctcctccgctcCGCCGCCGTCTTCAGCCGCCGGAAGCGCCACCTGCCGCCGGGGAACCTCGGGCTGCCCTTGATCGGCGAGACGCTGCAGCTCATCTCCGCCTACAAGACGGCCAACCCGGAGCCTTTCATCGACGACCGGGTTTCCAAATACGGGACGGTTTTCACCACCCACATCTTCGGCGAACCGACCGTCTTCTCGGCCGACCCGGAGACGAACCGGTTCATTCTCCAGAACGAGGGCCGGCTCTTCGAGTCGAGCTACCCCGGTTCGATATCGAACCTGTTGGGAAGGTACTCCTTGTTGCTTATGAGAGGGAGTTTGCATAAAAGGATGCATTCTTTGACCATGAGCTTTGCTAACTCCTCCATCATCAAGGACCATTTGTTGCTCGATATAGACCGGTTGGTTCGACTCAATATGGAGTCTTGGACCGGCCGGGTCCTTCTCATGGAGGAGGCCAAGAAG ATAACATTTCAATTAACAGTGAAGCAGCTAATGAGTTTTGATCCATGCGAGTGGACTGAGAATCTGATGAAAGAATACATGCTTGTTATTGAAGGCTTCTTCACTATCCCTTTGCCTTTCTTCTCTTCCACTTACCGCAAAGCAAtccaa GCTCGGAGAAAGGTGGCGGAGGAGCTGAGTGTGGTGGTGAGGGAGAGGAGGGAGGCTCGGGCGGGAGGAGCAGGGCGGAAGAAGGATATGTTGGAGGCGTTGTTGGACGGGGAGGGCGGCGGCGGAGGGTTTTCCGACGAGGAGATAGTGGATTTCATGCTGGCGTTGCTGGTGGCCGGCTACGAAACAACCTCCACCATCATGACGCTCGCCGTCAAATTCCTCTACGAGACACCTCATGCTTTGACTCAGCTCAag GAAGAGCACGACGAGATCAGGTCAAGGAAAGGTGGGAGTCAGGCACTAGAATGGGATGATTACAAGTCCATGCCTTTCACTCAATGT GTTGTAAACGAGACGCTTCGTGTTGCAAACATAATCAGTGGAGTGTTTAGGAGAGCCATAACCGACATTAACATCAAAG GTTATACAATTCCTAAAGGGTGGAAAGTTTTTGCTTCATTCAGAGGAGTGCATCTCGATCACGATCACTTCAAGGACGCCCGCTCTTTTGATCCATGGAGGTGGCAG AGTAATGCGGAATTAACAAGTTCATTGAATGTCTTTACCCCGTTTGGTGGAGGCCCGAGGCGTTGCCCAGGCTACGAGCTTTCTAGAGTGGAGCTCTCCGTCTTTCTACACCACTTAGTCACACGTTTCAG TTGGAAGCCAGCTGAGGAAGACAAGTTGGTTTTCTTCCCAACCACACGAATGCAGAAGCGGTATCCGATCATAGTTCAAACTCGAAGTTATGGGGAAATGTAA
- the LOC116013913 gene encoding cytochrome P450 90A1-like isoform X1, with protein MDTPTLFLSSFFFLLTFLLLLRSAAVFSRRKRHLPPGNLGLPLIGETLQLISAYKTANPEPFIDDRVSKYGTVFTTHIFGEPTVFSADPETNRFILQNEGRLFESSYPGSISNLLGRYSLLLMRGSLHKRMHSLTMSFANSSIIKDHLLLDIDRLVRLNMESWTGRVLLMEEAKKITFQLTVKQLMSFDPCEWTENLMKEYMLVIEGFFTIPLPFFSSTYRKAIQARRKVAEELSVVVRERREARAGGAGRKKDMLEALLDGEGGGGGFSDEEIVDFMLALLVAGYETTSTIMTLAVKFLYETPHALTQLKEEHDEIRSRKGGSQALEWDDYKSMPFTQCVVNETLRVANIISGVFRRAITDINIKAGYTIPKGWKVFASFRGVHLDHDHFKDARSFDPWRWQSNAELTSSLNVFTPFGGGPRRCPGYELSRVELSVFLHHLVTRFSWKPAEEDKLVFFPTTRMQKRYPIIVQTRSYGEM; from the exons ATGGACACTCCCACTCTTTTTCtctcttccttcttctttctcctcacctttctcctcctcctccgctcCGCCGCCGTCTTCAGCCGCCGGAAGCGCCACCTGCCGCCGGGGAACCTCGGGCTGCCCTTGATCGGCGAGACGCTGCAGCTCATCTCCGCCTACAAGACGGCCAACCCGGAGCCTTTCATCGACGACCGGGTTTCCAAATACGGGACGGTTTTCACCACCCACATCTTCGGCGAACCGACCGTCTTCTCGGCCGACCCGGAGACGAACCGGTTCATTCTCCAGAACGAGGGCCGGCTCTTCGAGTCGAGCTACCCCGGTTCGATATCGAACCTGTTGGGAAGGTACTCCTTGTTGCTTATGAGAGGGAGTTTGCATAAAAGGATGCATTCTTTGACCATGAGCTTTGCTAACTCCTCCATCATCAAGGACCATTTGTTGCTCGATATAGACCGGTTGGTTCGACTCAATATGGAGTCTTGGACCGGCCGGGTCCTTCTCATGGAGGAGGCCAAGAAG ATAACATTTCAATTAACAGTGAAGCAGCTAATGAGTTTTGATCCATGCGAGTGGACTGAGAATCTGATGAAAGAATACATGCTTGTTATTGAAGGCTTCTTCACTATCCCTTTGCCTTTCTTCTCTTCCACTTACCGCAAAGCAAtccaa GCTCGGAGAAAGGTGGCGGAGGAGCTGAGTGTGGTGGTGAGGGAGAGGAGGGAGGCTCGGGCGGGAGGAGCAGGGCGGAAGAAGGATATGTTGGAGGCGTTGTTGGACGGGGAGGGCGGCGGCGGAGGGTTTTCCGACGAGGAGATAGTGGATTTCATGCTGGCGTTGCTGGTGGCCGGCTACGAAACAACCTCCACCATCATGACGCTCGCCGTCAAATTCCTCTACGAGACACCTCATGCTTTGACTCAGCTCAag GAAGAGCACGACGAGATCAGGTCAAGGAAAGGTGGGAGTCAGGCACTAGAATGGGATGATTACAAGTCCATGCCTTTCACTCAATGT GTTGTAAACGAGACGCTTCGTGTTGCAAACATAATCAGTGGAGTGTTTAGGAGAGCCATAACCGACATTAACATCAAAG CAGGTTATACAATTCCTAAAGGGTGGAAAGTTTTTGCTTCATTCAGAGGAGTGCATCTCGATCACGATCACTTCAAGGACGCCCGCTCTTTTGATCCATGGAGGTGGCAG AGTAATGCGGAATTAACAAGTTCATTGAATGTCTTTACCCCGTTTGGTGGAGGCCCGAGGCGTTGCCCAGGCTACGAGCTTTCTAGAGTGGAGCTCTCCGTCTTTCTACACCACTTAGTCACACGTTTCAG TTGGAAGCCAGCTGAGGAAGACAAGTTGGTTTTCTTCCCAACCACACGAATGCAGAAGCGGTATCCGATCATAGTTCAAACTCGAAGTTATGGGGAAATGTAA